From one Streptomyces spiramyceticus genomic stretch:
- a CDS encoding alpha/beta fold hydrolase yields MPEETIRSLSVHGLRYAYRVLRSTDPVTEPVVVLGGALQGMLGWPQVEGRLGPVAAVVTADLPGMGSGAPLPPGPSAEILCDAVTRIIDDLDVPRVNLFGFSYGAALAFHCAQNAPRRIARLVLGGVPTHISDEQRAHWQRATDRLAAGDTDGFATMVTDALMCLDPKRYVARRDLAYRYVKRSMAHAVVHSPHAADSVYRSLGDRPDFSGGLSGVPALVFTGEHDTVTSAERQRAFAATIEGSRFTTIRDADHWVVLEKAEEVADLALRFFTDRPLTPADYLSPVPHQTQALTAPFD; encoded by the coding sequence ATGCCTGAGGAAACCATCCGATCCCTGTCGGTGCACGGGTTGCGCTACGCCTATCGGGTGTTGCGGAGTACCGACCCCGTCACCGAACCGGTCGTGGTCCTCGGCGGCGCCCTGCAAGGAATGCTCGGCTGGCCCCAGGTGGAGGGCCGGCTGGGCCCCGTGGCGGCCGTCGTGACCGCGGACCTGCCGGGCATGGGCAGCGGGGCGCCGCTGCCGCCGGGCCCGAGCGCGGAGATCCTGTGCGACGCCGTCACCCGGATCATCGACGATCTCGACGTACCGCGCGTCAACCTCTTCGGCTTCTCGTACGGCGCCGCGCTCGCCTTCCACTGCGCCCAGAACGCCCCCCGGCGGATCGCCCGGCTGGTCCTCGGCGGCGTACCCACGCACATCTCGGACGAGCAGCGGGCCCACTGGCAGCGGGCCACCGACCGGCTGGCCGCCGGTGACACCGACGGCTTCGCGACGATGGTGACGGACGCGCTGATGTGCCTCGATCCGAAGCGGTACGTGGCCCGGAGGGACCTCGCCTACCGGTACGTCAAGCGGTCCATGGCCCACGCGGTCGTGCACTCGCCGCACGCCGCGGACTCCGTGTACCGCTCGCTCGGCGACCGGCCGGACTTCTCCGGCGGGCTGTCCGGGGTGCCGGCGCTGGTCTTCACCGGGGAGCACGACACGGTGACGTCGGCGGAGCGGCAACGGGCCTTCGCGGCGACCATCGAGGGGAGCCGCTTCACCACCATCCGGGACGCCGACCACTGGGTCGTGCTGGAAAAGGCCGAGGAGGTGGCCGACCTGGCTCTGCGGTTCTTCACCGACCGGCCGCTGACTCCGGCCGACTACCTGAGCCCGGTTCCGCATCAGACCCAGGCGCTCACCGCACCCTTCGACTGA
- a CDS encoding helix-turn-helix domain-containing protein, which produces MGLAERRKVLGYSQETFAQALGVDRTTVGRWESGKNSPQPPLRPKLAEVMQVDLAELDALVAQSQTSAQESAGSPPSHDYGPRDTEDMIRREFLRAIAVTGAFAALPADEAEALGDGTGRGTASDFLRMNGHLWQVYQLARSKGSVLPIVQEQLTTLTRTLTGRSDAEVQPLCGAAADLFQLAGELAFDSNRYTDAAVSYALAASASKEAGAFDLWACALVRHAYVDVYERRFREAADLLSAAERVARRGDSSLSTRHWVASVQAEAHAGLGDLAACERALDEAEKVTHLVGLGHTGGWLRFDGSRLAEERGARYVQLGRLDLAERALRTALDQGALSQGQSLRRRGAVLADLAAIGAKRRDPDQLLAFGREALELARESSSGYVARRLQTLRAEFGPLIRDGRVAELGAEIGALSGT; this is translated from the coding sequence GTGGGGCTTGCTGAGCGGCGAAAGGTGCTGGGCTACAGTCAAGAAACGTTCGCCCAGGCGCTCGGAGTGGACCGCACAACGGTCGGCCGCTGGGAGAGCGGAAAGAACTCACCTCAGCCGCCGTTACGGCCGAAGCTCGCCGAGGTGATGCAAGTGGACCTTGCCGAACTGGACGCCCTGGTGGCGCAGTCACAAACCTCAGCCCAGGAGTCCGCAGGGTCGCCACCCAGCCACGACTACGGCCCGAGGGATACCGAGGACATGATCCGACGCGAATTCCTGCGTGCGATAGCGGTAACCGGCGCATTCGCGGCGCTGCCCGCCGACGAGGCCGAAGCACTGGGCGACGGGACCGGTCGAGGGACCGCATCGGACTTCTTGCGGATGAACGGGCACCTGTGGCAGGTGTACCAGCTCGCACGCTCCAAGGGGTCGGTGCTCCCCATCGTGCAGGAACAACTCACCACGCTGACCAGAACTCTCACCGGCCGATCCGACGCCGAAGTGCAGCCTCTGTGCGGCGCAGCGGCCGACCTCTTCCAACTCGCCGGGGAACTCGCCTTCGACAGCAACCGCTACACGGACGCCGCCGTCTCCTACGCCCTCGCGGCTTCAGCGAGCAAGGAGGCCGGTGCATTCGATCTGTGGGCTTGTGCGCTCGTCCGGCACGCGTACGTCGACGTGTACGAGCGCCGTTTCAGGGAAGCCGCAGATCTGTTGTCGGCGGCCGAAAGGGTCGCCAGACGGGGGGACAGCTCGCTGTCGACGCGGCATTGGGTTGCTTCCGTGCAGGCCGAAGCCCATGCCGGACTGGGCGACTTGGCAGCCTGCGAGCGTGCACTTGATGAGGCGGAGAAGGTCACGCATCTGGTCGGCCTCGGCCACACCGGCGGCTGGCTGAGGTTCGACGGTTCGCGACTGGCGGAGGAGCGAGGAGCCCGTTACGTACAGCTCGGCCGTCTCGATCTCGCCGAGAGAGCGCTGAGGACAGCATTGGATCAAGGCGCCTTGTCCCAGGGGCAGTCGCTGCGCCGACGAGGAGCCGTCCTTGCGGATCTGGCCGCCATCGGAGCAAAGCGCCGCGATCCTGACCAGCTCCTTGCCTTCGGGCGCGAGGCTCTGGAACTCGCGCGAGAATCCTCCTCCGGCTATGTCGCCCGTAGACTCCAAACGCTACGAGCTGAGTTCGGCCCCTTGATCCGCGACGGCCGCGTAGCCGAGCTGGGGGCAGAGATCGGCGCACTGAGCGGGACGTGA
- a CDS encoding chaplin family protein codes for MRQVLNRSVLAAAAASGILALTGGYAHADAGTAGEASTAPVGLLPGDEVKVPVEVPVNGCGPLDLGGNNCAVGHDDPKAKPEKQPPAGQKPVAKPEKQPTPGQKPVAKPGKEQPKGGTPGRERPADELPTAEWPDAEWPTDDWMGDDWMSDEEPKDNKKDNKNKEKPCDETKPPKDKAKPKPVKPKTEMPAEVPAAKPVAEVPAEAPRAAQPPAPQPQMADTGSDELAAAGAVSVALVAGGVLMARRGRSKRT; via the coding sequence ATGCGACAGGTTTTGAACAGAAGCGTGCTCGCTGCGGCGGCTGCATCCGGGATCCTCGCCCTGACCGGCGGTTACGCCCACGCGGATGCCGGGACCGCCGGTGAGGCCTCGACCGCGCCTGTGGGCCTGCTGCCCGGCGACGAGGTCAAGGTTCCGGTCGAGGTGCCGGTGAACGGCTGCGGCCCCCTCGACCTGGGTGGCAACAACTGCGCCGTCGGCCACGACGACCCCAAGGCGAAGCCCGAGAAGCAGCCGCCGGCCGGCCAGAAGCCTGTGGCCAAGCCCGAGAAGCAGCCGACGCCCGGCCAGAAGCCTGTGGCCAAGCCGGGGAAGGAGCAGCCGAAGGGGGGAACTCCGGGCCGCGAGCGGCCTGCGGACGAGCTGCCGACCGCCGAGTGGCCGGACGCGGAGTGGCCGACCGACGACTGGATGGGCGACGACTGGATGAGCGACGAGGAGCCGAAGGACAACAAGAAGGACAACAAGAACAAAGAAAAGCCGTGTGACGAGACCAAGCCGCCCAAGGACAAGGCCAAGCCGAAGCCGGTAAAGCCCAAGACCGAGATGCCCGCGGAGGTCCCGGCCGCGAAGCCGGTCGCGGAGGTCCCGGCCGAGGCGCCTCGGGCCGCCCAGCCGCCCGCGCCCCAGCCCCAGATGGCGGACACCGGTTCCGACGAGCTCGCTGCCGCCGGTGCGGTCAGTGTGGCCCTCGTGGCCGGTGGTGTGCTGATGGCCCGTCGCGGCCGGTCGAAGCGGACCTGA
- a CDS encoding acyl carrier protein has protein sequence MVSALMVKKFGVDPAAVRPEIPLYELRMDSLALEEFRILIEDQLEIDLEDAALTSRNTVGQLVDLVHSKILG, from the coding sequence GTGGTCAGCGCGCTGATGGTGAAGAAATTCGGGGTTGATCCTGCTGCCGTTCGCCCCGAAATCCCACTCTATGAATTGCGTATGGATTCGCTCGCCCTGGAAGAATTCCGCATCCTCATCGAGGATCAACTGGAAATCGACCTGGAGGACGCCGCGCTGACCTCGCGGAACACCGTCGGCCAGCTCGTGGATCTCGTACACAGCAAGATTCTCGGGTGA
- a CDS encoding VOC family protein, translated as MAVQPEGTPCWADAMFTDVERAKSFYGDVLGWTFGESAPEYGNYTQAYSGGKAVAAVTPPMPGQDAPAAWCLYFASPDAAATAAKIRDNGGQVLMDPMQVGDFGSMLLAKDPGGATFGVWQAAQHEGFEKRGEPGAFAWAEVFTRDPDKVDRFLPAVFPYRAQRMADDVIDFKVFNVGDKPVLGRMTMTDEFPPEIPSYIQIYFTVDNCDDAVAKATQRGGALQFGPMDSPFGRFAALTDPEGAAFAVIDMKTTVGEMPEMADA; from the coding sequence ATGGCCGTGCAACCAGAGGGCACACCGTGCTGGGCCGACGCGATGTTCACCGATGTGGAGAGGGCCAAGAGCTTCTACGGCGACGTGCTCGGCTGGACCTTCGGTGAGAGCGCGCCGGAGTACGGCAACTACACACAGGCGTACTCGGGCGGCAAGGCGGTGGCCGCCGTCACCCCGCCGATGCCGGGGCAGGACGCCCCGGCGGCGTGGTGCCTGTACTTCGCCTCGCCGGACGCCGCCGCCACGGCCGCGAAGATCCGTGACAACGGGGGGCAGGTGCTGATGGATCCGATGCAGGTCGGCGACTTCGGCTCCATGCTGCTCGCGAAGGACCCGGGCGGTGCCACATTCGGCGTCTGGCAGGCCGCGCAGCACGAGGGCTTCGAGAAGCGCGGCGAGCCGGGCGCGTTCGCCTGGGCGGAGGTCTTCACTCGCGACCCGGACAAGGTGGACAGGTTCCTCCCCGCTGTCTTCCCGTACCGCGCGCAGCGGATGGCGGACGACGTGATCGACTTCAAGGTCTTCAACGTCGGCGACAAGCCCGTCCTGGGGCGGATGACGATGACGGACGAATTCCCGCCGGAGATCCCGTCGTACATCCAGATCTACTTCACCGTCGACAACTGCGACGACGCGGTGGCCAAGGCGACCCAGCGCGGCGGGGCGCTGCAGTTCGGGCCGATGGACAGCCCGTTCGGCCGGTTCGCGGCGCTCACGGACCCGGAGGGCGCCGCGTTCGCGGTGATCGACATGAAGACGACGGTGGGCGAGATGCCCGAGATGGCCGACGCCTGA
- a CDS encoding beta-ketoacyl-[acyl-carrier-protein] synthase family protein — protein sequence MRPTQTPFTAAVTGLGLVTAAGVGAAEAWRGVTESAAATSVRRQPELDGLACDFMYSIDGLDTALLLGVATQRLMDRFSQLAVLAAREAVADAGLDTSVWDGSRVAVIIGSAHGGLPFYDEQHAVLAAKGPRRVSPKLAPLTVVNGAASSVCMDLGARGPSFAVSTACSSGTLAIGTAHQLLRAGVCDIAIAGGAESVCSRLIIASACQMRAVSTRRENPAAACRPFDADRDGFVVGEGSGLLVMERPEHARARGARIRAGIAGYGASSDAYAPVAPDPEGRGIESALRTAMSDADVSASDIGHVNAHGTSTVVNDLIEATVLHRTLGSHPLVTSTKAMTGHTLGAAGGIETALTVLALQHQLVPPTANLDSLDPQIPVEVVSKAARPATFDCAVKTSLGFGGHNAALVLTRT from the coding sequence ATGCGGCCGACGCAGACGCCCTTCACCGCAGCGGTGACGGGCCTCGGCCTGGTCACCGCCGCAGGTGTCGGAGCCGCCGAGGCGTGGCGCGGAGTCACCGAGAGCGCCGCCGCCACATCTGTGCGTCGCCAGCCGGAACTCGACGGTCTGGCCTGCGACTTCATGTACTCCATCGACGGTCTGGACACCGCGCTTCTCCTTGGGGTGGCGACCCAGCGGCTGATGGACCGGTTCTCCCAACTCGCCGTGCTGGCCGCCCGCGAAGCTGTCGCGGACGCGGGCCTCGACACTTCGGTCTGGGACGGCAGCAGGGTCGCCGTCATCATCGGGTCCGCCCATGGAGGCCTGCCCTTCTACGACGAGCAGCACGCTGTCCTGGCGGCGAAGGGCCCGCGCCGGGTCTCCCCCAAACTCGCCCCGCTGACCGTCGTCAACGGCGCGGCCAGCAGCGTCTGCATGGACCTCGGCGCCCGCGGACCGAGCTTCGCGGTCTCCACTGCGTGTTCGTCGGGCACCCTCGCCATCGGCACCGCACATCAGTTGCTGCGAGCCGGGGTCTGCGACATCGCCATCGCCGGCGGCGCCGAGTCGGTCTGTTCGAGGCTGATCATCGCCAGCGCCTGCCAGATGAGGGCGGTGTCCACGCGCAGGGAGAACCCCGCCGCGGCCTGCCGCCCGTTCGACGCGGACCGGGACGGCTTCGTCGTGGGCGAAGGCTCGGGCCTCCTCGTCATGGAGCGGCCGGAGCACGCCAGGGCGCGCGGCGCCCGCATCCGGGCGGGCATCGCGGGCTACGGGGCGTCCAGCGACGCGTACGCCCCCGTCGCACCCGACCCCGAGGGCAGGGGCATCGAGAGCGCGCTGCGTACCGCGATGTCGGACGCGGACGTCAGCGCGTCCGACATCGGCCACGTCAACGCACATGGCACATCCACCGTGGTCAACGACCTGATCGAGGCAACGGTCCTGCACAGGACGCTCGGCTCCCACCCCCTCGTCACGTCGACCAAGGCGATGACGGGCCACACCCTGGGTGCGGCCGGGGGAATCGAGACAGCCCTCACCGTTCTCGCCCTCCAGCACCAACTTGTCCCACCGACAGCCAACTTGGACTCGCTCGACCCGCAGATCCCGGTCGAGGTGGTCAGCAAGGCCGCGCGGCCTGCGACGTTCGACTGCGCTGTCAAGACATCGCTCGGCTTCGGCGGCCACAACGCGGCTCTCGTCCTCACCCGTACGTAG
- a CDS encoding MFS transporter has product MSSTTHPAEHHHHDHPPATPRRWAMLVLVCVAQFMLILDVTVVNVALPDMAADLDLGRATLTWVVTAYTLCFGGLMLLGGRLADALGARRTLVAGLAVFTAASLATGLAETAPMLLGGRIAQGVGAALLSPAALSLVTTTFHGAERNKALGAWAAIGGIGSAAGVLLGGALTDGPGWQWVFYVNVPVGVLLLAAVPTLVPARTPQPARLDFPGALLVTAGTASLIYGLVEAGDDGWGAGATLLPLVGAVALYAAFAAVERASSAPLMDLRMFTRRPVLAGAFLMLIATALLIAFFFLGSVYLQHARGFSPLRTGLVFLPVAVAVGIGAHLGSQLVGRIGSRTTAVGGMVIAAAGTVPLTRLSADSSVYAGLLPGFVVASLGIGAVFVTATTTALGMIDPHESGLASGVVNTFHEVGGSIGVAVVSTVAASGIEGGFGGGGSGGGFTDAFTVCAVAAAASALVALALVPRGTPQMSGGPHVH; this is encoded by the coding sequence ATGTCTTCGACAACTCATCCGGCGGAACACCACCACCACGACCACCCACCCGCCACACCGCGCCGCTGGGCGATGCTCGTACTCGTCTGCGTCGCGCAGTTCATGCTCATCCTCGACGTCACCGTCGTGAACGTCGCTCTGCCCGACATGGCGGCCGACCTCGACCTCGGACGCGCGACCCTGACCTGGGTCGTCACGGCGTACACCCTCTGCTTCGGCGGGCTCATGCTCCTCGGCGGCCGGCTCGCCGACGCGCTCGGTGCCCGACGCACGCTCGTCGCCGGGCTCGCGGTCTTCACCGCCGCCTCGCTCGCCACCGGGCTCGCCGAAACGGCCCCCATGCTGCTCGGCGGCCGTATCGCCCAGGGCGTCGGCGCCGCGCTGCTGTCTCCGGCCGCCCTCTCCCTCGTCACCACCACCTTCCACGGCGCCGAGCGCAACAAGGCCCTCGGCGCATGGGCCGCGATCGGCGGCATCGGTTCGGCGGCAGGCGTACTGCTCGGCGGCGCGCTGACCGACGGGCCCGGCTGGCAGTGGGTCTTCTACGTCAACGTGCCGGTCGGCGTCCTGCTTCTGGCCGCCGTCCCCACCCTCGTCCCGGCGCGCACCCCGCAGCCCGCCCGCCTCGACTTCCCCGGCGCACTCCTGGTCACCGCGGGCACCGCATCGCTCATCTACGGGCTGGTCGAGGCGGGCGACGACGGCTGGGGCGCCGGCGCGACCCTGCTGCCCCTCGTCGGCGCGGTGGCGCTGTACGCGGCCTTCGCGGCGGTCGAACGGGCAAGCAGCGCACCGCTGATGGACCTGCGGATGTTCACCCGGCGGCCGGTCCTGGCGGGCGCGTTCCTGATGCTGATCGCCACGGCGCTGCTGATCGCGTTCTTCTTCCTCGGGTCGGTCTACCTGCAGCACGCACGCGGCTTCAGCCCCCTGCGGACCGGCCTGGTGTTCCTGCCGGTGGCCGTGGCCGTCGGCATCGGCGCGCATCTCGGGTCGCAGCTCGTCGGGCGGATCGGCAGCCGTACGACCGCCGTCGGCGGCATGGTGATCGCGGCCGCCGGAACCGTCCCCCTGACCCGGCTCTCCGCCGACAGCAGCGTGTACGCCGGGCTGCTCCCCGGATTCGTCGTCGCGTCCCTGGGCATCGGCGCGGTGTTCGTCACGGCCACCACGACCGCGCTCGGCATGATCGACCCCCATGAGTCGGGCCTCGCCTCCGGAGTCGTCAACACCTTCCACGAGGTGGGCGGTTCGATCGGCGTGGCGGTCGTGTCCACGGTCGCCGCGTCCGGCATCGAGGGCGGGTTCGGGGGCGGCGGATCCGGTGGCGGCTTCACCGACGCATTCACCGTCTGCGCCGTCGCCGCGGCCGCAAGCGCGCTGGTCGCCCTCGCGCTCGTACCCCGTGGCACACCACAGATGAGCGGCGGTCCGCACGTGCATTGA
- a CDS encoding DM13 domain-containing protein, giving the protein MRHILGKPVVIGVLLVGMLAVGVGLYWFQPWKLWQDETVKDELPVAAPVSEPSSKPSDEAAPEKPSTAPPALRTLASGTLISHEHATSGTAKILQHPDGTRTLRLENLDTSNGPDLRVWLTDAPVKEGKAGWHVFDDGKYVSLGKLKGNKGDQNYALPADADLGALTSLTIWCDRFDVSFGAAKLARA; this is encoded by the coding sequence ATGAGACACATACTCGGCAAGCCGGTGGTCATCGGGGTGCTGCTCGTCGGAATGCTGGCGGTCGGCGTGGGCCTGTACTGGTTCCAGCCGTGGAAGCTGTGGCAGGACGAGACGGTGAAGGACGAACTCCCCGTGGCGGCCCCCGTTTCGGAACCCTCTTCGAAACCCTCGGACGAGGCCGCGCCGGAGAAGCCCTCCACCGCCCCGCCCGCCCTGCGCACACTCGCCTCCGGCACCCTGATCAGCCACGAACACGCCACCAGCGGCACGGCGAAAATCCTCCAGCACCCCGACGGCACCCGCACCCTCCGCCTGGAGAACCTCGACACCAGCAACGGTCCCGACCTGCGCGTCTGGCTCACGGACGCGCCGGTGAAGGAGGGCAAGGCCGGCTGGCACGTCTTCGACGACGGCAAGTACGTCAGCCTCGGCAAGCTCAAGGGCAACAAGGGCGACCAGAATTACGCCCTGCCCGCCGACGCCGACCTGGGCGCCCTCACCAGCCTGACCATCTGGTGCGACCGTTTCGACGTCTCCTTCGGCGCGGCGAAACTCGCGCGGGCCTGA
- a CDS encoding DUF5949 family protein: MTSPQSRENRLDQSNLGTISVMAWVGEHVDDGRDMAFLLAYSLGDGAAGPEAAGEAVRHLLTQSGLPIGGGVVDGSRSSLPMTVLIEDGSASLSTPYLNARCLVPEQWTTAARKRDHVYFMFTTRPWPQGAPGVAVAEEDLKAFLCDEATIAASAHCLLPVSTPRT, encoded by the coding sequence ATGACCTCACCCCAGAGCCGCGAAAATCGTCTTGATCAAAGCAACTTGGGCACCATTTCCGTGATGGCCTGGGTCGGCGAACACGTCGATGACGGACGCGACATGGCTTTCCTGCTCGCCTATTCCCTCGGCGACGGAGCGGCCGGCCCCGAGGCCGCCGGGGAAGCGGTCCGTCACCTCCTCACACAGTCCGGCCTGCCCATCGGCGGCGGCGTGGTCGACGGCTCCCGGTCCAGCCTGCCGATGACGGTCCTCATCGAGGACGGCAGCGCGTCCCTCTCCACGCCGTACCTCAATGCGCGGTGCCTCGTCCCCGAGCAGTGGACCACCGCGGCGCGCAAGCGCGATCACGTGTACTTCATGTTCACGACCCGCCCGTGGCCGCAGGGGGCGCCGGGTGTGGCCGTCGCCGAAGAGGATCTGAAGGCCTTCCTCTGCGACGAGGCGACCATCGCCGCCTCCGCGCACTGCCTGCTGCCGGTGAGCACTCCGCGTACGTGA
- a CDS encoding VOC family protein: MINGAHVILYSTAADADRSFIRDVLGFPGVDSGGGWLIFKLPPAEVAVHPTGGRPKHEFYLMCDDIEQTLADLAQRGAEISGPVRDQGWGLLAAVRLPSGTELPLYEPKHPVAYDLG, from the coding sequence ATGATCAACGGCGCCCACGTCATCCTCTACAGCACCGCCGCCGACGCGGACCGGTCCTTCATCCGCGACGTCCTCGGCTTTCCCGGGGTGGACTCGGGCGGCGGCTGGCTGATCTTCAAGCTGCCGCCGGCCGAGGTCGCCGTACACCCCACGGGCGGGCGCCCCAAGCACGAGTTCTACCTGATGTGCGACGACATCGAGCAGACGCTCGCGGACCTCGCCCAGCGCGGGGCGGAGATCTCAGGACCCGTGCGCGACCAGGGCTGGGGGCTGCTCGCCGCCGTAAGGCTGCCGAGCGGGACCGAGCTGCCGCTGTACGAGCCCAAGCACCCGGTGGCGTACGACCTCGGCTGA
- a CDS encoding tellurite resistance TerB family protein has translation MALWDRIKESAQTMQTQLEAKKNDLKSGSFRDASMAMCALVAAADGSIDPAERQRVAQLIATNEVLKNFPADDLQRRFDDYLNKLTTDFAFGKVSVLQEVAKAKKKPAEARAVIQIGIVIGGADGDFDKDEQALVREACFTLDLPPHEFDL, from the coding sequence ATGGCCCTGTGGGATCGCATCAAGGAGTCCGCCCAGACGATGCAAACCCAGCTGGAGGCGAAGAAGAACGACCTGAAGAGCGGCTCGTTCCGCGACGCGAGCATGGCGATGTGCGCACTCGTCGCCGCCGCCGACGGCTCCATCGACCCGGCCGAGCGCCAGCGGGTGGCCCAACTCATCGCCACCAACGAGGTACTGAAGAACTTCCCTGCCGACGACCTCCAGCGTCGCTTCGACGACTACCTGAACAAGCTCACCACCGACTTCGCCTTCGGCAAGGTGAGCGTGCTCCAGGAGGTCGCCAAGGCGAAGAAGAAGCCCGCCGAGGCTCGCGCCGTCATCCAGATCGGCATCGTCATCGGCGGCGCCGACGGCGACTTCGACAAGGACGAGCAGGCCCTCGTACGGGAGGCGTGCTTCACACTCGACCTGCCGCCGCACGAGTTCGACCTGTAG
- a CDS encoding TetR/AcrR family transcriptional regulator, producing the protein MSVDSVKQPPSGPRAELKRQAIVRAARELFLRDGFGVGMDAIAAEAGVSKVTVYNHFGSKEALFTAVITEALDEPLGTASMTALEGLAETDDLRTALIDAARTWVSAVTGNQDVIALRNLVAAELHRFPELGQAWKGHGPEGHHPAIAGALRALADQGRLVIPDLEVAIIQLYALLIFPHLVFGAYGTHIDDDLTDRLVTGGVDMFLSRYGAQVY; encoded by the coding sequence ATGAGCGTGGACAGCGTCAAGCAGCCCCCCAGCGGCCCCCGGGCCGAACTCAAGCGGCAGGCCATCGTCCGGGCGGCCCGCGAACTCTTCCTGCGGGACGGCTTCGGCGTCGGCATGGACGCCATCGCCGCCGAGGCGGGGGTGTCCAAGGTGACCGTCTACAACCACTTCGGCAGCAAGGAAGCGCTGTTCACCGCGGTCATCACCGAGGCACTCGACGAGCCCCTCGGCACCGCCTCAATGACGGCGCTCGAAGGCCTCGCCGAGACCGACGACCTGCGTACGGCACTCATCGACGCCGCCCGCACCTGGGTGAGCGCGGTCACCGGCAACCAGGACGTCATCGCCCTGCGCAACCTCGTCGCCGCCGAGCTGCACCGCTTCCCCGAGCTCGGGCAGGCATGGAAGGGCCACGGACCCGAGGGCCACCACCCCGCGATCGCGGGCGCGCTGCGCGCACTCGCCGACCAGGGCCGCCTGGTGATCCCCGACCTGGAGGTCGCGATCATCCAGCTGTACGCGCTCCTGATCTTCCCGCACCTGGTCTTCGGCGCCTACGGAACCCACATCGACGACGACCTCACCGACCGCCTTGTCACGGGCGGCGTGGACATGTTCCTGAGCCGCTACGGCGCTCAGGTGTATTGA
- a CDS encoding DUF1254 domain-containing protein encodes MSGQNPTAESAADAFVYGYPLVSGLSAVDAALHKGFGTLGPAPFNHFSHAGRLASPDDHFLSVNNDTVYSVAQLDLSGGPLLLDVPDTGGAYCVLQFVDAWTNNFAYLGSRSTGTAKSRWLIAPPGWPGSEPDDVTGVIDAPTSVVTLVGRNACDGPDDMPRVAAIQQGLVLTPQDGAEHRTGLPAVDPDVPDELRFFERLRVWMADFPPSAADQAYQDRFQPLGLLEEGPSPYVNAEPALVRALREGLAAGKERIESASKAASSEAQSPEAQPSQAQSSEAQSSEAQVRPGEWEMSPHLFDYNLDHLGIGTIDSMQWRIDDREASYLTRAVAASTALWGSHGYEAVSASTSTDAEGRPLTGATSYTVRFEQPPPVGSFWSMTMYDTPDQYLVDNPIGRYSIGDRTPGLVYADDGSLTIRIGRERPSDPIEAANWLPAPEGGFRPMIRLYTPNEAVTDGSYRLPTIRPRAAQPG; translated from the coding sequence ATGTCTGGGCAGAACCCAACCGCTGAGTCGGCAGCCGATGCCTTTGTGTACGGCTACCCGCTGGTCTCCGGCCTGTCGGCGGTCGATGCCGCCCTGCACAAGGGCTTCGGCACCCTGGGCCCCGCCCCCTTCAACCACTTCTCGCACGCCGGCCGACTGGCCTCTCCCGACGACCACTTCCTGTCCGTCAACAACGACACGGTGTACTCGGTCGCACAGCTCGACCTCTCCGGCGGGCCGCTGCTGCTCGATGTGCCGGACACCGGCGGGGCGTACTGCGTGCTGCAGTTCGTCGACGCGTGGACCAACAACTTCGCGTACCTCGGCAGCCGCTCGACCGGCACGGCGAAGAGCCGCTGGCTGATCGCGCCGCCCGGCTGGCCGGGCAGCGAACCGGACGACGTGACCGGCGTGATCGACGCCCCGACGTCCGTTGTCACGCTCGTCGGCCGCAACGCGTGCGACGGCCCGGACGACATGCCGCGTGTTGCGGCGATCCAGCAGGGTCTCGTACTGACGCCGCAGGATGGGGCCGAACACCGGACCGGGTTGCCCGCCGTCGACCCCGATGTGCCCGACGAGCTGCGCTTCTTCGAGCGGCTGCGGGTATGGATGGCGGACTTCCCGCCGTCCGCGGCGGACCAGGCGTACCAGGACCGTTTCCAGCCGCTGGGTCTCCTGGAGGAGGGCCCTTCGCCGTACGTGAACGCGGAACCCGCGCTTGTACGGGCGCTCAGGGAGGGGCTGGCCGCGGGCAAGGAGCGCATCGAGAGCGCGTCCAAGGCGGCGTCCTCGGAAGCTCAGTCCCCCGAAGCTCAGCCCTCGCAAGCTCAGTCCTCGGAGGCCCAGTCCTCGGAAGCTCAGGTGCGGCCGGGCGAATGGGAGATGAGCCCCCACCTCTTCGACTACAACCTCGACCACCTCGGCATCGGCACGATCGACTCCATGCAGTGGCGCATCGACGACCGCGAGGCCTCGTACCTGACCCGCGCGGTCGCGGCGAGCACCGCCCTGTGGGGCAGCCACGGCTACGAGGCGGTGTCCGCGTCCACCTCCACGGACGCGGAAGGCAGGCCGCTCACGGGCGCCACGTCGTACACCGTGCGCTTCGAACAGCCGCCACCGGTCGGGTCGTTCTGGTCGATGACCATGTACGACACCCCGGACCAGTACCTCGTCGACAACCCGATCGGCCGCTACTCGATCGGGGACCGCACACCGGGTCTGGTGTACGCCGACGACGGCTCGCTGACGATCCGTATCGGCAGGGAGCGTCCGTCCGACCCGATCGAGGCGGCGAACTGGCTTCCGGCGCCGGAGGGTGGATTCCGTCCGATGATCCGCCTCTATACGCCCAACGAGGCGGTGACCGACGGCAGTTACCGCCTGCCGACGATCCGGCCGCGCGCCGCACAACCGGGGTGA